In one Alphaproteobacteria bacterium genomic region, the following are encoded:
- the fahA gene encoding fumarylacetoacetase yields the protein MKPVLDETHDPARRSWIETANRPDCDFPIQNLPYGVFETKGGARPGVAIGDCVIDLRALSRGGLLPVPSGVFDGPSLNPFMALGPEVWRATRRAVSGLLDRDCPDLRDDADARAAVLHALSDVTLRMPFDLAEYTDFYASREHATNVGTMFRDPENALMPNWLHIPIGYNGRASTVVVSGTDIRRPCGQLKAPDQAAPTFGPTAKLDIELEIGAVVGTPNAMGTPVTTEQAEAMIFGYVLLNDWSARDIQVWEYQPLGPFQAKVFGTTISPWIVTADALAPFRVDGPVQDPHPLPYLRQADPRNIDIALSASLTPPGGPETTISRTNFRHMYWSSAQQLTHHAGGGCAMRTGDLLGSGTISGPTRDSCGSLLELTWNGRDPITLDGGGQRTFIEDGDTITLRGWAPGAGYRIGFGDCAGTVLPARPHPVEAG from the coding sequence ATGAAACCGGTTCTGGACGAGACACACGATCCCGCCCGCAGAAGTTGGATTGAAACGGCCAACCGGCCCGATTGCGACTTTCCGATTCAGAACCTGCCCTATGGTGTGTTTGAAACGAAGGGCGGCGCCCGGCCCGGCGTGGCCATCGGCGATTGCGTGATCGATCTGCGCGCCCTGTCCCGCGGCGGCCTGCTGCCCGTTCCATCGGGAGTGTTCGACGGGCCGTCCCTGAACCCGTTCATGGCGCTGGGACCGGAGGTCTGGCGCGCGACACGACGCGCGGTGTCAGGGCTGCTGGACCGGGACTGTCCGGATTTGCGCGACGACGCCGACGCCCGCGCGGCGGTACTGCATGCCCTGTCGGATGTGACCCTGCGGATGCCCTTCGACCTTGCCGAATACACCGATTTCTATGCCTCCCGCGAACACGCGACCAATGTCGGCACCATGTTCCGCGATCCCGAAAACGCCCTGATGCCGAACTGGCTTCATATCCCGATCGGCTATAACGGCCGCGCCAGCACGGTGGTGGTCAGCGGCACCGACATCCGGCGCCCCTGTGGCCAATTGAAGGCACCGGACCAGGCGGCGCCGACTTTCGGCCCGACCGCCAAGCTGGATATCGAGCTGGAGATCGGGGCAGTTGTCGGCACCCCGAACGCCATGGGCACGCCCGTCACGACCGAACAGGCCGAGGCGATGATCTTCGGCTATGTCCTGCTGAACGACTGGAGCGCGCGGGACATCCAGGTCTGGGAGTATCAGCCCCTCGGGCCCTTCCAGGCCAAGGTGTTCGGGACGACGATCTCTCCCTGGATCGTGACCGCCGACGCGCTCGCGCCGTTCCGGGTCGACGGGCCGGTCCAGGACCCGCATCCGCTTCCCTATCTTCGCCAGGCCGATCCCCGCAATATCGATATCGCGCTGTCAGCGTCGCTGACCCCGCCGGGCGGGCCGGAAACGACGATCAGCCGGACCAACTTCCGCCACATGTACTGGTCCAGCGCCCAGCAATTGACCCACCATGCCGGCGGCGGCTGCGCCATGCGTACCGGCGATCTGCTCGGCTCCGGCACGATCAGCGGCCCGACCCGCGACAGCTGCGGCAGCCTGCTGGAACTGACCTGGAACGGCCGCGACCCGATCACGCTGGACGGTGGCGGCCAACGCACCTTCATTGAAGACGGCGACACGATCACCCTGCGCGGCTGGGCGCCGGGCGCGGGCTACAGGATCGGCTTCGGGGACTGCGCAGGAACGGTGCTGCCGGCCCGCCCCCATCCTGTCGAGGCGGGCTAG
- a CDS encoding biopolymer transporter ExbD, whose product MIRASQPDAASGPRFGADLTPLIDVLFMLIVFMVLTANSAQLAVEADLPSTEESGLSLPSPESPLTITIRAAGNAYSVDEVDYPDWSAARTAMQSALEADPDRPVVLATEPDAPVQRLIDAMAYLQRAGIPDAQILLEAR is encoded by the coding sequence ATGATCCGTGCGTCTCAGCCCGACGCTGCTTCCGGACCGCGTTTCGGAGCGGATCTGACACCGCTGATCGATGTTCTGTTTATGCTGATCGTCTTCATGGTGCTGACGGCGAACAGTGCGCAGTTGGCGGTCGAGGCGGACCTGCCCAGTACGGAGGAATCGGGCTTGTCCCTGCCCAGTCCGGAATCGCCGCTTACCATAACCATCCGCGCGGCGGGCAACGCGTATTCAGTCGATGAGGTCGACTATCCCGACTGGTCGGCCGCCCGCACAGCCATGCAGTCGGCGCTGGAAGCCGACCCGGACCGACCCGTCGTGCTGGCGACCGAACCCGATGCCCCCGTTCAGCGTCTGATCGATGCCATGGCCTATCTGCAGCGGGCCGGCATTCCCGACGCCCAAATACTCCTGGAAGCCCGATAG
- a CDS encoding heme ABC transporter ATP-binding protein: MMELRNVDVERGGNRVLQGFDIKVAPGEIVALVGPNGAGKSTALGVLAGDIRPSRGAVTLNGHDVATLRMTEQATLRAVMRQSIDIPFAFTVTEIVEMGLLMRSGDRGAGDIIERAIARCGLRDLADRPITQLSGGERQRVSLARALVQIESSPAYGDPRFLLLDEPTASLDLTHQAAILHTVRELAAEGIGVLAVLHDLNLAVVMADRIAVLSRGIKVADGPPGEVVTAERVSSVYDTRIDIVETNGRRLVAIGT, from the coding sequence ATGATGGAACTGCGCAACGTCGACGTCGAACGCGGCGGAAACCGCGTTCTGCAAGGTTTCGACATAAAGGTGGCGCCCGGCGAGATCGTCGCCCTGGTCGGCCCGAACGGCGCCGGAAAATCCACAGCACTGGGGGTTCTTGCCGGTGACATTCGACCTTCGCGCGGTGCGGTGACCCTGAACGGTCACGACGTGGCAACCCTGCGCATGACGGAGCAGGCGACCCTGCGCGCGGTCATGCGGCAAAGCATCGACATTCCCTTCGCCTTTACCGTGACGGAAATTGTGGAGATGGGCCTGTTGATGCGCAGCGGCGACCGCGGCGCCGGCGACATCATCGAACGTGCCATCGCCCGCTGCGGGTTACGGGACCTGGCCGACCGTCCGATCACGCAACTGTCCGGCGGCGAGCGCCAGCGCGTATCCCTTGCCCGCGCGCTGGTTCAGATCGAATCCAGCCCGGCCTACGGCGACCCGCGATTCCTGCTTCTGGATGAGCCGACGGCCAGTCTCGACCTGACGCATCAGGCAGCGATCCTGCATACGGTCCGCGAACTGGCTGCAGAAGGAATTGGCGTCCTGGCGGTACTGCACGACCTGAACCTTGCGGTGGTGATGGCCGACCGGATTGCCGTCCTGTCGCGGGGCATCAAGGTCGCCGACGGTCCGCCGGGTGAGGTGGTCACGGCAGAGCGTGTCTCGTCCGTCTATGACACCAGAATTGATATAGTGGAGACCAATGGGCGCCGACTCGTCGCCATCGGCACCTGA
- a CDS encoding ABC transporter substrate-binding protein translates to MTMSRRALLAGMAAAPLLPKLAVARDTSRIVSIGGSVTETIYFLSEEAGLIGADTTSLFPAAAMELPKVGYMRNLSVEGVLSLDPSLMLAVEGSGPPNALDSLRDAGLDLVMVPEAHDIDGVITKIRTIADVLGVPEKGRTLIRDVEIRANTVTEAIAGKTRKPRVLFLLDFREGSLMAAGRNTAAEGIISLAGGELVFDDFQGYKPISTESALNADCDVILMMDQTVERLGGPNAVLDLGPIRPLRAAREGRLISMDGLLMLGFGPRTPDAMVALATHLYGPDTLSVTLPALIPA, encoded by the coding sequence ATGACTATGTCCCGACGCGCCCTGCTGGCCGGTATGGCCGCCGCCCCCCTGCTGCCCAAACTTGCCGTCGCCCGCGACACCAGCCGCATTGTCTCGATCGGCGGATCGGTAACGGAGACGATATACTTCCTAAGCGAAGAAGCCGGTCTGATCGGGGCTGACACGACGTCGCTCTTTCCCGCTGCGGCCATGGAACTGCCCAAGGTCGGCTATATGCGCAATCTGTCGGTCGAAGGCGTGCTGTCACTCGACCCCAGCCTGATGCTCGCCGTTGAGGGATCCGGCCCGCCCAATGCCCTGGACAGCCTGCGCGACGCCGGGCTGGACCTCGTCATGGTGCCAGAAGCCCACGACATTGACGGCGTCATCACGAAGATCCGCACAATCGCGGATGTACTGGGGGTCCCGGAGAAAGGCCGCACCTTGATACGCGACGTGGAAATCCGGGCGAATACGGTCACCGAAGCCATTGCCGGAAAGACCAGGAAGCCCCGCGTCCTGTTCCTGCTGGATTTTCGGGAAGGATCATTGATGGCGGCCGGCCGAAACACCGCCGCGGAGGGAATCATTTCCCTGGCGGGGGGCGAGTTGGTTTTTGACGACTTTCAGGGTTACAAGCCGATTTCCACAGAAAGCGCGTTGAACGCCGATTGCGACGTGATCCTGATGATGGACCAGACTGTCGAGCGCCTGGGCGGACCGAACGCCGTTTTGGACCTGGGGCCGATACGGCCGCTGCGCGCAGCGCGGGAAGGCCGTCTGATTTCCATGGACGGGCTGTTGATGCTCGGTTTCGGGCCCCGCACACCGGACGCGATGGTCGCGCTGGCCACCCACCTGTATGGTCCGGATACCCTCTCCGTGACCCTGCCCGCCCTGATCCCGGCATGA
- a CDS encoding MotA/TolQ/ExbB proton channel family protein — translation MMGLPEIDVSLLLTRLGPVGIPLALCSVVALAVVLDKTVRAICTQRIDMQRLRGLADTARRDGPSAVTAGIGRLPEPLRSGAAVLMDPVHADRAQREDAASHWLDQQRSTINRGVGLLHLIAGLAPMLGLLGTVIGMTVAFRDIAGHDGPVHPALLADGLWQALLTTIVGMAIALPATVAAWIFQAMTERRISTLASALTILSLSLEHTPAQSAHFGTHLAEAAE, via the coding sequence ATGATGGGACTTCCGGAGATCGATGTGTCACTGCTGCTGACGCGCCTCGGGCCGGTCGGCATTCCCTTGGCCCTTTGTTCGGTAGTCGCGCTGGCAGTCGTGCTGGACAAGACCGTCCGTGCCATTTGCACCCAAAGGATCGACATGCAGCGGCTGCGCGGCCTCGCCGACACCGCCCGTCGGGATGGCCCCTCCGCTGTGACGGCGGGGATCGGCCGACTGCCGGAGCCATTGCGCAGCGGTGCGGCGGTGCTGATGGATCCTGTGCATGCCGACAGGGCACAACGTGAGGACGCTGCCTCACACTGGCTGGATCAGCAGCGCAGCACGATCAACCGTGGCGTCGGTCTGCTGCACCTGATCGCCGGGCTGGCCCCGATGCTGGGGCTTCTCGGCACAGTGATCGGGATGACCGTCGCCTTTCGCGATATTGCCGGACATGACGGCCCGGTCCATCCAGCCCTTCTGGCGGATGGATTGTGGCAGGCCCTGCTGACCACGATCGTCGGCATGGCAATCGCCCTGCCCGCAACGGTCGCAGCGTGGATTTTCCAGGCGATGACCGAGCGGCGCATATCCACATTGGCTTCGGCCCTGACGATCCTCTCTTTGTCCCTCGAGCACACGCCTGCCCAGTCCGCGCACTTCGGCACGCATCTGGCGGAGGCGGCGGAATGA
- a CDS encoding iron ABC transporter permease codes for MTTAEMLDPGLRARRRASLLAALSVAVAVTGIACLSIGAYSVPPISVLEAVFLGGDSRADLVIAQVRLPRIVFGLLVGAALGGSGAALQVLFRNPLADPGLIGISSGAALGAVTAIVLGGSLAPAVMSVMSIYAIPCAAFIGAGLATLAIVTIGNRRGKVDVALMLLAGIAINAIAQSGIGGLSFIADDQQLRTLTFWTLGSLAIAGWDALPLIAVCVLIPMALIASQASALNRFMLGEVEAAHLGLNVRRLKRMIILSVALSVGVAVSFSGAINFVGLVVPHVVRIVAGADNRIVVPGSMLCGAILTVLADLAARMAVIPAELPVGLVMGAVGGPFFLWLLLRTQWRRSI; via the coding sequence ATGACGACGGCCGAAATGCTGGATCCGGGTCTGCGTGCCCGGCGGCGGGCAAGCCTGCTGGCGGCCCTGTCCGTTGCTGTGGCCGTGACCGGAATCGCCTGTCTTTCCATCGGCGCCTATTCCGTCCCGCCGATCAGCGTGCTGGAGGCCGTGTTCCTGGGCGGGGACAGCCGCGCAGATCTGGTCATCGCCCAGGTCCGCCTGCCGCGCATCGTCTTCGGTCTACTGGTCGGCGCGGCACTGGGGGGCAGCGGCGCGGCGCTGCAGGTACTGTTCCGCAACCCGCTGGCCGATCCGGGTCTTATCGGCATTTCGTCGGGCGCCGCTTTGGGTGCGGTCACGGCCATCGTACTGGGCGGCAGCCTCGCCCCGGCGGTCATGTCGGTGATGTCGATCTACGCCATTCCTTGCGCCGCCTTTATCGGCGCGGGCCTCGCAACCCTGGCCATCGTCACCATCGGCAACCGGCGCGGAAAGGTGGATGTCGCGCTGATGCTGCTGGCAGGCATTGCCATCAACGCAATCGCCCAGTCGGGGATCGGCGGCCTGTCCTTCATTGCCGACGATCAGCAATTGCGCACCCTGACCTTCTGGACGCTAGGCAGTCTGGCAATCGCCGGATGGGACGCGCTGCCGCTCATTGCCGTATGCGTACTGATTCCGATGGCGCTGATCGCATCCCAGGCCAGCGCCCTGAACCGGTTCATGCTGGGCGAGGTCGAGGCCGCCCATCTGGGGCTCAACGTGAGGAGATTGAAACGGATGATCATCCTGTCGGTCGCGCTGTCGGTCGGCGTGGCGGTTTCCTTTTCCGGGGCGATCAACTTTGTCGGGCTGGTCGTTCCGCATGTGGTTCGGATCGTCGCTGGCGCAGACAACCGGATTGTTGTCCCCGGCTCCATGTTGTGCGGCGCCATCCTGACCGTACTGGCCGATCTGGCTGCCCGCATGGCGGTGATACCCGCGGAACTGCCGGTCGGGCTGGTCATGGGCGCGGTCGGCGGGCCGTTCTTCCTTTGGCTGCTGTTGCGCACCCAATGGAGACGGTCGATATGA